ACAGCTGGGTTGGATTCTATCGGGTCCAATTCAATCCAGATCGAGCTCCAGCACTATTAGGTGCAATCATATTCATCAAAATGATGAATACGAACTTATGAAGAAGTTTTGGGAGCTTGAATCGGATCAATTTGCCTCTGATGAATCACTTCTTACAGAGGAGGAAATTAAATGTGAGAGTATATACACATCAACTACTAGAAGAGATAGTTCTGGCCGCAATATAGTTAATTTACCATTTCAAACCGATGATCCAAGTTGCAAATATGGTAATTCAAAAGctattgcaataaaacaatttaatcggCTTGAGAAtaggttattaaaaaatcccaAACTTAAGGCTGAGTATGCTTCAGTCATAgaagaatataaaagtttagGTCACGTGAAAACTGTGCCATCACATGAAGAAGATTGTGATGATGCTGTATACTTACCTCACCATGCAGTGATCCGAGAGGATAAGGATACTACCAAGGTCCGAGTTGTCTTCAAAGCTTCTTGTCCAGGAAGAAATGGCATCGCATTGAAAGACGAACTTATGGTAGGC
Above is a window of Zerene cesonia ecotype Mississippi unplaced genomic scaffold, Zerene_cesonia_1.1 Zces_u009, whole genome shotgun sequence DNA encoding:
- the LOC119839163 gene encoding uncharacterized protein LOC119839163; this translates as MLLGADVYGQILLEGLIKNSPSSLIAQNTQLGWILSGPIQSRSSSSTIRCNHIHQNDEYELMKKFWELESDQFASDESLLTEEEIKCESIYTSTTRRDSSGRNIVNLPFQTDDPSCKYGNSKAIAIKQFNRLENRLLKNPKLKAEYASVIEEYKSLGHVKTVPSHEEDCDDAVYLPHHAVIREDKDTTKVRVVFKASCPGRNGIALKDELM